A part of Candidatus Methanoperedens sp. genomic DNA contains:
- a CDS encoding DUF5371 family protein has product MAKIVHVQTVLVVDDLEALKVKTGESSTKDALAKAVHHYLDCEYTQVEDMWAKKLEKVVKRKKEAI; this is encoded by the coding sequence ATGGCGAAGATTGTGCATGTGCAGACAGTTCTTGTGGTGGACGACCTCGAAGCCCTGAAAGTAAAGACGGGTGAGAGTAGTACTAAGGACGCGCTCGCCAAAGCTGTTCATCATTACCTCGATTGCGAATATACGCAGGTAGAGGATATGTGGGCTAAAAAGCTCGAAAAAGTGGTCAAACGTAAAAAAGAAGCAATTTAA
- a CDS encoding TIM barrel protein, whose protein sequence is MEGLLFGTAGTPISSKGNDSISGIERVHELGLGCMELEFVRGVKMGEETAHKVNEIAKRLDIKLSVHAPYYINLNGDGETLIKSRERILNSARIGNICGARSVIIHAGFGQGASRKDVYQKIRKQLIEILERLKSEGVNITLRIETMGRNSKFGSLDEVLDITEVEGVLPCIDFSHLHAVTGKNNSRGEFASILGRVEDKLGRDGLDNIHIHVSGIEYSDKGEKRHLEFAESDFKYKELAQAFIDLDIKGMVICESPNLEKDALLLKREFDELKKQR, encoded by the coding sequence ATGGAAGGCTTGCTCTTTGGCACAGCAGGCACACCGATCAGCTCAAAAGGCAACGATAGTATCTCCGGCATCGAACGGGTTCATGAACTCGGTCTTGGCTGCATGGAGCTTGAGTTTGTTCGCGGCGTCAAGATGGGAGAAGAGACTGCACACAAAGTGAACGAAATAGCAAAACGACTTGATATAAAATTGAGTGTGCATGCTCCCTATTATATAAACCTCAATGGCGATGGTGAAACACTCATCAAGAGTAGAGAAAGAATCCTGAATTCAGCAAGAATTGGAAATATCTGTGGCGCCAGAAGCGTTATAATCCATGCTGGTTTTGGCCAGGGAGCATCGCGTAAGGACGTGTATCAAAAAATAAGAAAGCAGTTGATCGAGATTCTGGAGCGCCTAAAAAGCGAAGGTGTGAACATAACGCTGCGTATCGAGACTATGGGAAGGAACTCGAAGTTCGGAAGCCTGGATGAAGTTCTTGACATAACCGAAGTAGAAGGAGTTCTGCCTTGCATTGATTTCTCCCACCTGCATGCCGTAACGGGGAAAAATAATTCAAGGGGGGAGTTTGCATCCATCCTGGGGCGCGTTGAAGATAAACTTGGACGTGATGGGCTTGATAATATACATATCCACGTCTCCGGGATCGAATATTCGGATAAAGGGGAGAAAAGGCACCTCGAATTTGCAGAATCCGATTTCAAATATAAAGAGCTTGCACAGGCTTTTATTGATCTTGATATCAAGGGGATGGTGATATGCGAGAGCCCGAATCTGGAGAAGGATGCATTGCTTTTGAAAAGAGAATTTGATGAACTCAAGAAGCAACGCTGA
- a CDS encoding (5-formylfuran-3-yl)methyl phosphate synthase, which translates to MKLLVSPINVEEANICRLGGADIIDVKNPREGSLGANFPWMIRAVKKAAGKVPVSATIGDFNYKPGTASLAALGAAVAGAEYIKVGLYDIQTKEQALDMLTNIVRSVKDFDKNKKVVASGYSDFKRINSISPFELPAVGAKAGVDVVMMDTGIKDGRSTFEFLQEQELTEFVKSAQKHGLQTAIAGTITFVDIPALKRISPDIIGVRGCVCGGDRNSAIQKELVERLKTEIQE; encoded by the coding sequence ATGAAATTACTTGTAAGCCCGATCAACGTTGAAGAAGCAAACATCTGCAGACTCGGTGGAGCGGATATCATAGACGTGAAAAACCCCAGGGAAGGTTCCCTTGGTGCTAATTTCCCATGGATGATACGCGCTGTGAAAAAAGCCGCGGGCAAGGTGCCGGTGAGTGCAACAATTGGCGATTTTAATTATAAACCCGGTACTGCATCACTGGCAGCGCTGGGGGCAGCAGTGGCGGGGGCAGAATACATCAAAGTGGGATTGTATGATATCCAGACAAAGGAGCAGGCTCTGGACATGCTGACCAATATTGTTCGCTCGGTTAAGGACTTTGATAAGAATAAGAAAGTGGTGGCATCCGGTTATTCAGATTTCAAGCGGATCAATTCTATCTCGCCTTTTGAACTACCTGCAGTTGGGGCAAAGGCTGGTGTGGATGTAGTAATGATGGATACGGGCATCAAAGATGGACGCTCAACCTTCGAATTCCTCCAGGAACAAGAGCTTACTGAATTCGTTAAGAGCGCGCAAAAGCACGGACTTCAAACAGCCATTGCAGGAACGATCACGTTTGTGGACATCCCGGCGTTAAAACGCATTTCACCAGACATCATTGGAGTAAGGGGCTGCGTGTGCGGAGGGGACCGTAATTCAGCCATCCAGAAGGAACTTGTGGAACGATTGAAAACTGAGATTCAAGAGTAA
- a CDS encoding CBS domain-containing protein: MTDHPKVKDYMTQEVDTVSPENTVKDVINLIRRTGHDGFPVVEDNRVTGYVSAAGLLEKGLGEKIANVMSRDILAADTEMDMSDVARVIFRSGKSKLPVVDQGGHLRGIITNSDVIRSHIERTSPQKVWTLKKTLEAIHNIHVDVVRETVNIDELVPTQPKVYADELDGRIYELKKGLAEPIVVIKKSNKLILVDGHHRVIAAKKLGIKSMDAYVIPLGDNVQLGMEKTAASAGLHTLSDVKILDYAKHPLIEITKRLKKNDENGLTDIAQ, from the coding sequence ATGACAGACCATCCAAAAGTCAAGGACTATATGACACAGGAAGTGGACACCGTTTCTCCTGAAAATACGGTCAAGGATGTCATAAATCTTATAAGAAGGACGGGCCATGATGGTTTTCCGGTCGTTGAGGATAACAGGGTCACCGGATATGTATCTGCTGCAGGATTGCTGGAAAAAGGGCTCGGTGAGAAGATCGCCAACGTTATGAGCCGGGATATACTTGCGGCAGATACCGAGATGGATATGAGCGATGTAGCAAGGGTGATATTCAGGTCAGGAAAATCCAAATTACCTGTGGTGGATCAAGGCGGGCATCTGCGGGGTATAATCACAAATTCCGATGTGATACGCTCACACATTGAAAGAACAAGCCCGCAAAAGGTATGGACGCTCAAGAAGACCCTTGAAGCCATCCATAATATCCATGTTGACGTCGTTCGCGAGACTGTCAATATAGATGAACTTGTGCCAACGCAACCTAAGGTTTATGCAGATGAACTCGACGGGAGGATATACGAATTGAAAAAAGGGTTGGCTGAGCCCATAGTTGTAATAAAAAAATCCAACAAACTCATACTTGTTGATGGTCATCATAGGGTGATAGCGGCAAAGAAACTTGGCATAAAAAGCATGGACGCTTATGTCATTCCGCTGGGTGATAATGTGCAACTGGGGATGGAAAAAACCGCCGCATCCGCAGGGCTCCATACCCTTTCGGATGTCAAGATACTCGATTATGCAAAGCATCCATTGATCGAGATTACAAAAAGATTAAAAAAGAATGATGAGAATGGTTTGACCGATATAGCTCAATAA
- a CDS encoding type IV pilin N-terminal domain-containing protein → MEKGNDEAVSPVIGVILMVAVTVMLASLVLMFVFGMGKPDQKGPTAAIVVSSDTDTTGIDIKIQHKAGDRLVGTDWQISIVPAGEPPVYKISNPGSDLRAGDQIITYNLTSGAGNYTVTNRSVYTDGTAGVMLSGEKYDVKIILYPFKTMVLDTVVEVR, encoded by the coding sequence ATGGAGAAAGGGAATGATGAGGCGGTATCGCCTGTCATAGGAGTCATTTTGATGGTGGCGGTTACCGTAATGCTGGCTTCATTGGTTTTAATGTTCGTATTTGGAATGGGAAAACCTGACCAGAAAGGACCTACGGCTGCTATTGTAGTTTCGAGCGATACTGATACTACTGGAATCGATATCAAGATACAGCACAAAGCCGGGGATAGATTAGTTGGAACGGACTGGCAGATATCCATCGTTCCGGCCGGAGAGCCGCCTGTTTATAAAATCTCAAATCCGGGAAGCGACCTCAGGGCTGGAGACCAGATAATAACCTACAATCTGACCAGCGGCGCTGGAAACTATACCGTTACCAATCGTTCGGTCTATACCGATGGTACAGCCGGGGTTATGTTATCGGGTGAAAAGTATGATGTCAAAATAATTTTGTATCCTTTCAAGACCATGGTGCTTGATACGGTGGTCGAAGTGAGATAA
- a CDS encoding DUF998 domain-containing protein has protein sequence MDKKNAAGMLFFIGAVQFIMAMQVAEFLYPGYSVSSNFISDLGATCSGTTCTVHQPSAIIFNTSATLLGLLILLGSYFIWGEFHSTMVSIFFALTGIGAIGVGLFPETAGVIHLVVSLIVFLFGGLSTILSINLAKAPFSYFSVLMGITSLVALILFAFEIYLGFGAGGMERMMAYPILLWAIGFGGYLMFSQQTV, from the coding sequence ATGGACAAAAAAAATGCGGCGGGGATGTTATTTTTCATAGGTGCGGTTCAGTTTATCATGGCGATGCAGGTGGCGGAATTCCTGTATCCCGGATATAGTGTTTCAAGTAATTTCATAAGCGACCTGGGGGCTACCTGCAGCGGGACGACGTGTACGGTACATCAACCCTCTGCCATCATCTTTAACACCTCCGCAACTCTCCTTGGACTGCTTATCCTGCTGGGTTCGTATTTCATCTGGGGTGAATTTCATAGCACCATGGTTTCAATATTTTTCGCTCTCACCGGGATCGGGGCTATAGGAGTCGGATTGTTCCCTGAAACTGCTGGAGTGATTCATTTAGTTGTATCCCTGATAGTTTTCCTTTTCGGAGGATTATCTACGATCTTATCCATCAATCTGGCGAAAGCACCGTTCTCTTATTTCTCTGTGTTGATGGGTATAACGAGCCTGGTAGCTCTTATTTTATTTGCATTTGAGATTTATCTCGGATTCGGTGCCGGGGGAATGGAGAGGATGATGGCATATCCCATATTACTATGGGCAATTGGTTTTGGAGGATATTTAATGTTCTCACAGCAAACGGTCTAG
- a CDS encoding ferritin family protein: MNTTNDQKRILLEILKESISIEVFGKEYYSIFSELVEGDSAKGIFRGLARDEGEHRELLEKEYKKISGASIDIKVLDKENREKARRIFPESLEPLGIAETKDVLELGIRTEKRSIELYSNSAQRTEIESSKDLFLKLVHFEEEHKRTLEDALYYLNQEGSWYGYSPPTIEG, translated from the coding sequence GTGAATACTACGAACGATCAAAAGAGGATACTTCTTGAAATTTTAAAAGAGTCGATATCGATCGAGGTCTTTGGGAAAGAGTACTATTCGATATTTAGCGAACTCGTTGAAGGTGATAGCGCAAAGGGGATTTTCAGGGGACTGGCACGGGATGAAGGGGAACACAGGGAATTGCTTGAGAAAGAATACAAGAAAATCTCAGGAGCATCCATCGATATCAAGGTTTTGGACAAAGAGAACAGGGAAAAAGCTCGCCGCATATTTCCAGAATCCCTCGAGCCTTTAGGTATAGCAGAGACAAAGGATGTCCTCGAGCTGGGGATCAGGACAGAAAAGAGATCTATTGAATTATATTCAAACAGCGCTCAGAGAACGGAGATTGAATCAAGTAAGGACCTGTTTTTGAAACTGGTACATTTTGAGGAAGAACATAAGAGAACGCTCGAAGATGCTCTGTATTACCTCAATCAGGAGGGCTCGTGGTATGGTTACTCCCCTCCAACGATAGAGGGTTGA
- a CDS encoding type IV pilin N-terminal domain-containing protein — MKMFRRNEDAVSPVIGVILMVAITVILAAVIAAFVFGLGGQQVAAPTASITGANNPDTTAPDLKVQHKGGDTLKGGDWKLSVVVAGNPPVFVTSNSSLGTFSVGSQIIANTTTDASAPIVTNQSVMGGTAMLVGKYDVKLVHIPSNAMLLDTVVDVR, encoded by the coding sequence ATGAAAATGTTTAGAAGAAATGAAGATGCAGTGTCGCCTGTCATAGGTGTTATCCTCATGGTGGCGATAACTGTGATATTGGCAGCCGTGATAGCTGCATTCGTGTTCGGATTAGGTGGCCAGCAGGTAGCCGCGCCGACAGCAAGTATAACCGGAGCGAACAACCCTGATACAACAGCACCTGATCTGAAGGTACAGCACAAAGGCGGAGATACACTGAAAGGCGGGGACTGGAAGTTATCCGTAGTCGTTGCTGGCAATCCCCCTGTATTTGTGACTTCAAACTCATCATTGGGCACATTTTCAGTTGGAAGTCAAATCATCGCTAACACGACAACAGATGCTTCAGCCCCTATTGTAACAAACCAAAGTGTAATGGGTGGTACCGCCATGTTGGTTGGCAAATACGATGTTAAATTAGTTCACATCCCGTCCAATGCCATGTTGCTTGATACAGTAGTAGATGTAAGGTAA
- a CDS encoding phosphoribosyltransferase family protein, which yields MAKIVEETDLRNKNYVFKNRAHAGELLARKLKTYSQSPIVLAIPSGGVPVGAMIAKQLDLPMDMVIVRKIPIPFNTEAGFGSVSWDGEVLINRMLLRQLGLTKAEIESAISEAKRELNKRIVKFRGKRTFPELKDRTVIIVDDGLASGYTMLSAISSIRKYSPARIIVAVPTASKNAIETVSPHVDELICLNIRETTMFAVADAYKEWHDLDEHEVLAIIKDGF from the coding sequence ATGGCAAAAATAGTTGAAGAAACTGACCTGCGGAACAAGAATTACGTCTTCAAGAACAGAGCTCATGCGGGAGAACTGCTTGCCCGAAAACTCAAGACATACTCGCAATCCCCCATAGTCCTGGCCATACCATCCGGGGGTGTTCCCGTGGGGGCGATGATTGCAAAACAACTTGACCTCCCGATGGATATGGTTATCGTCAGGAAAATCCCAATTCCATTTAACACCGAGGCAGGTTTTGGCTCTGTAAGCTGGGATGGGGAAGTGCTCATTAACAGAATGCTATTGCGCCAGCTTGGCCTGACGAAAGCTGAGATTGAATCTGCTATTTCTGAGGCCAAACGCGAACTTAATAAAAGAATAGTAAAATTCAGGGGTAAAAGAACATTTCCTGAATTAAAAGACCGGACCGTAATAATCGTGGACGATGGGCTGGCTTCAGGTTATACCATGCTTTCAGCTATAAGCTCCATCAGAAAGTACTCTCCTGCCAGAATAATAGTCGCTGTCCCCACGGCTTCAAAGAATGCGATCGAGACTGTTAGCCCTCATGTTGATGAACTGATTTGCCTGAATATAAGGGAAACAACCATGTTCGCTGTGGCAGATGCCTATAAAGAATGGCATGACCTGGATGAACATGAGGTGTTGGCAATTATAAAGGATGGGTTCTGA
- a CDS encoding DUF1284 domain-containing protein, with protein sequence MKAKLRGHHLICLNFFRGEGYSEDFIKNIYSVISKEKVDIVKGPDEVCARCPYLKDNKCSSGEYTDEKILLQDKEALRLLGFRPGETVDWKIIEARLPKIIEEWKTEFCQDCGYLKVCFG encoded by the coding sequence ATGAAAGCAAAACTCAGAGGCCATCACCTTATATGCCTGAATTTTTTTAGAGGAGAGGGCTATTCAGAAGATTTTATCAAAAATATTTATTCGGTTATATCTAAAGAAAAAGTGGACATAGTAAAAGGACCGGATGAGGTTTGCGCCAGATGCCCGTATCTGAAGGATAATAAATGTTCAAGTGGAGAATATACCGATGAAAAAATCCTGCTACAGGATAAAGAAGCGTTACGGCTCCTCGGGTTCAGACCGGGCGAGACCGTTGACTGGAAGATAATTGAGGCCAGGCTACCAAAAATTATAGAAGAATGGAAGACTGAATTCTGCCAGGACTGCGGATATCTGAAAGTCTGTTTTGGCTAG
- a CDS encoding type II toxin-antitoxin system RelE/ParE family toxin, which translates to MTYEIIFSDKALRQLKKLERNVQERIIAVLERIRVRPEAYVTKLVGDPGYKLRVGDYRVIMDIDNKILRILILKVGYRKNIYDR; encoded by the coding sequence ATGACTTATGAGATCATCTTTTCGGACAAAGCTCTCAGACAGCTTAAGAAACTGGAAAGAAATGTCCAGGAAAGAATAATTGCAGTATTGGAAAGGATTAGAGTAAGACCTGAAGCTTATGTGACTAAACTTGTGGGAGATCCGGGTTATAAGCTGCGAGTGGGTGATTATAGGGTCATAATGGATATCGATAACAAAATACTTAGGATATTAATTTTAAAAGTTGGGTACAGGAAAAATATCTATGATAGATAG
- a CDS encoding CBS domain-containing protein produces the protein MELTPIQKEILTALISLYRERKQAIKGEDIAEIINRNPGTVRNQMQSLKALGLVEGVPGPKGGYKATGETYRALCLYELEKETVVPIKRNEEVIPNATAAEISFTTVRHPDLCNATVHVIGDIKKIDIGDAITIGPTPVNKLVIRGEVIGRDDTQNTVLFVIQEMISLPKKPVKHYINEQPITIPSIATIQEASRILVENKIHGAPVRDKNVIVGIVTLTDIGKTLAEGRTSLKIKDIMTKKIISVDGETPLYEVVKVFNKEKVGRLLVKVNGEFVGLISKTDILDRLSAY, from the coding sequence ATGGAACTTACGCCCATTCAGAAAGAAATTCTAACGGCCCTGATCAGTTTATATAGGGAAAGGAAACAGGCCATTAAAGGGGAAGATATCGCTGAAATAATAAACAGGAACCCGGGAACGGTCAGGAATCAAATGCAGTCGCTCAAAGCACTTGGGTTGGTGGAAGGGGTACCCGGACCGAAGGGAGGATATAAAGCCACGGGAGAAACCTATCGTGCCCTCTGCTTGTATGAACTTGAAAAGGAAACAGTAGTACCTATAAAACGCAATGAAGAAGTTATTCCTAATGCAACTGCTGCGGAGATCAGTTTTACAACGGTAAGACATCCCGACCTGTGCAATGCCACAGTGCATGTTATCGGGGACATTAAAAAGATCGATATAGGAGACGCAATAACAATAGGCCCCACACCTGTCAATAAGTTGGTGATCCGTGGAGAAGTGATTGGAAGGGATGATACGCAGAATACCGTATTGTTCGTTATACAGGAAATGATTTCCCTTCCCAAGAAACCTGTCAAACATTATATTAATGAACAACCTATCACGATCCCGTCGATAGCGACAATTCAGGAAGCCTCGAGGATACTTGTTGAGAATAAGATCCATGGTGCGCCTGTAAGGGACAAGAATGTCATCGTAGGTATAGTCACCCTCACAGATATCGGGAAAACACTTGCTGAAGGAAGAACCAGCCTTAAGATAAAGGATATAATGACGAAGAAAATAATATCCGTAGATGGTGAAACCCCACTTTATGAGGTTGTAAAAGTCTTCAATAAAGAGAAAGTGGGACGTCTTCTGGTAAAGGTCAACGGGGAATTCGTAGGGCTTATTTCAAAAACGGATATCCTGGATCGACTCTCTGCTTATTGA
- a CDS encoding nicotinate phosphoribosyltransferase → MSEALRTDLYQLTMMQAYWKSGHNPEATFDYFVRKIPFGSYLVTAGLSYVLDYIGNLRFEEDDIEYLRTQGFDDEFLEHIRDFRFGGDILAMPEGSIAFPLEPIIRVTAPIIEAQLVETFILNKMNFSTLIATKASRVVYAARGRSIAEFGLRRAQGDGHLEATRATYIGGCSSTSNVLAGKKLGIPVSGTMAHSFVTSFDHEIDSYRAYARAFPKRCFLLIDTYNSIEGAKKAVIVGKELEERGERLLGVRLDSGDLAELSKQVRRILDDSGLDYVKIVASGDLNEWKIDELMRKGASIDMFGVGTELITGRPTPALDGIYKLSDVMREGKHIPKMKLSEETVKATLPGRKLVWRIIEKGKFLKDIIALEDETVDNAEPLLEQAVRKGKIVCSRPSLEEIRLTAAENFSRLPDSCRKLESASVYPVEFSKGLIDLRKKIVEKIRKEEIRAK, encoded by the coding sequence ATGAGCGAAGCACTCCGGACCGATCTGTATCAGCTCACCATGATGCAGGCATACTGGAAGTCCGGGCATAATCCCGAAGCCACATTTGATTATTTTGTAAGGAAAATACCCTTTGGATCATACCTTGTTACCGCAGGGTTGAGCTATGTTCTTGACTACATCGGGAACCTGCGTTTCGAGGAAGATGACATCGAATACTTAAGAACCCAGGGTTTTGATGACGAATTTCTTGAACACATTCGGGATTTCAGGTTTGGAGGGGACATCCTTGCGATGCCGGAGGGGAGCATCGCTTTTCCTCTCGAACCCATCATCCGGGTGACAGCCCCAATAATCGAAGCACAGCTTGTGGAGACATTCATACTCAACAAGATGAACTTCTCGACACTCATCGCAACCAAAGCCTCTCGAGTGGTCTATGCAGCAAGAGGCAGGTCAATTGCGGAGTTCGGACTGCGCAGGGCCCAGGGCGACGGGCATCTTGAGGCGACACGCGCCACTTACATAGGGGGATGTTCCTCAACGTCCAATGTGCTTGCCGGGAAGAAGCTGGGTATACCTGTTTCAGGTACCATGGCGCATTCCTTCGTAACGAGCTTCGACCATGAGATAGATTCCTACCGCGCCTATGCCAGAGCGTTCCCGAAGCGGTGCTTCCTGTTGATTGACACCTACAATAGCATAGAAGGCGCCAAAAAAGCAGTGATCGTAGGAAAGGAGCTTGAGGAGAGGGGAGAGAGGCTCCTGGGGGTCAGGCTTGACAGCGGGGATCTGGCAGAACTCTCAAAACAGGTGCGCAGAATACTTGATGACTCTGGTCTTGATTATGTTAAGATAGTAGCCAGCGGCGATCTTAATGAATGGAAAATAGATGAGCTTATGAGGAAAGGTGCAAGTATCGATATGTTCGGTGTAGGTACTGAACTTATAACAGGGCGCCCGACCCCTGCTCTTGACGGTATATACAAGCTATCTGACGTTATGCGGGAGGGGAAACATATACCCAAGATGAAACTTTCTGAAGAGACTGTAAAGGCGACGCTTCCCGGAAGAAAACTTGTCTGGCGCATCATTGAAAAGGGAAAATTTCTAAAAGATATTATAGCGCTGGAAGATGAAACTGTGGATAATGCGGAGCCTTTGCTGGAACAGGCGGTCAGAAAAGGGAAAATCGTCTGCAGTAGGCCTTCGCTTGAGGAGATAAGGCTAACCGCAGCCGAAAACTTTTCGAGATTGCCTGACAGTTGCAGGAAACTTGAGTCTGCTTCGGTGTATCCGGTTGAGTTCAGTAAAGGATTGATCGATCTTCGAAAAAAAATTGTTGAAAAAATCAGAAAAGAAGAAATTAGAGCCAAATAG
- a CDS encoding HisA/HisF-related TIM barrel protein: MFRIIFVLDILNGNAVHAVRGERAKYQPIKGSKICDSSNPRDIISALSPKEVYIADLDRLQHQGDNFGLIKEISKKTRTMVDIGVENMDDVEKCAEIADIVIMGTETASYDLIKNASKRSTGRINVSIDMKNGMVLTKDRKMDMNPEELVKSLNGVEIEDIIILELSRVGTGAGIDTEFLKTIVGVSNHNVLVGGGIRDMHDIESLEKIGVSGALVATAVHNGAIPVHLIRNPSRCR, encoded by the coding sequence ATGTTTCGAATTATTTTCGTGCTGGACATACTCAATGGTAATGCAGTCCACGCCGTAAGGGGGGAGAGGGCCAAGTATCAGCCGATAAAGGGCAGCAAGATATGCGATTCATCCAATCCACGTGATATAATATCTGCGCTTTCGCCGAAAGAGGTCTATATCGCCGACCTTGACCGATTACAGCATCAAGGGGACAATTTTGGGCTGATAAAGGAAATATCCAAAAAAACAAGGACAATGGTGGATATTGGCGTGGAAAATATGGATGACGTAGAAAAATGTGCAGAGATTGCCGATATTGTCATCATGGGAACTGAGACTGCTTCATATGACCTGATCAAAAATGCAAGCAAACGTTCTACAGGCAGGATTAACGTGAGCATAGACATGAAAAATGGAATGGTCTTGACAAAAGACAGGAAGATGGACATGAATCCGGAGGAGCTTGTAAAATCGTTAAATGGGGTTGAAATAGAGGATATTATCATCCTGGAGCTAAGCAGGGTTGGAACAGGCGCTGGGATTGATACAGAATTCTTGAAAACGATAGTTGGAGTATCAAACCACAATGTTCTGGTGGGAGGCGGGATCAGGGATATGCACGACATAGAGTCTCTGGAAAAAATTGGAGTGAGCGGGGCACTTGTGGCAACGGCAGTGCACAACGGGGCAATACCCGTGCACCTTATCCGAAATCCATCTCGATGTCGTTAA
- the mqnE gene encoding aminofutalosine synthase MqnE produces MNSRSNAERCPYLLSAYKNNPMEDLSSIIEKIQASEELDFGDGMSLLESRNLSLIGSLADHVRRKTVGDNVMFVTNCHINYTNICISKCSFCAYFREEGQKGAFTLSIDEIMEKAEKASQMGATELHIVGSLNPKLPFEYYEEVLARLHEKYPDMSLKAYTAVEIGYLAETTGMSASEVLLRLKNAGLTSLPGGGGEIFNEKTRQKVCPHKVSGERWLEVMEKAHELGVRSNATMLYGHIETPEDIVDHILRIRELQKKTRGFQAFIPLRFHPDNTDLQKRGIVKFSPTGFDDLKTIAVSRLLLNGYVNNIKTYWVMAGEKIAQIALHYGANDIDGTVMEERITHAAGSVSPEYMPKERLIHLIKNAGRIPVERTTNYKVIKEYN; encoded by the coding sequence ATGAACTCAAGAAGCAACGCTGAACGATGCCCTTATTTACTATCTGCGTATAAGAACAATCCGATGGAAGACCTCTCTTCAATAATAGAAAAAATACAGGCTTCGGAAGAACTTGATTTCGGGGATGGCATGAGTCTTCTGGAGTCAAGGAACCTCTCACTTATCGGGTCACTTGCAGATCACGTGCGCAGAAAAACTGTTGGTGACAATGTCATGTTCGTAACTAACTGTCACATAAACTACACCAATATCTGCATCTCAAAATGCAGTTTTTGCGCATATTTCAGGGAAGAGGGACAGAAGGGCGCTTTTACTCTCAGCATAGATGAGATAATGGAAAAAGCTGAAAAAGCCTCACAAATGGGCGCCACTGAATTGCACATCGTGGGTTCTCTCAACCCGAAACTACCTTTCGAATACTATGAAGAAGTGCTTGCCAGGCTCCATGAAAAATATCCTGATATGTCATTGAAGGCTTACACCGCAGTGGAGATAGGGTATCTTGCTGAAACGACTGGAATGAGCGCAAGCGAGGTGCTCTTGCGCCTGAAAAACGCAGGGCTCACCAGTCTCCCTGGAGGCGGAGGAGAGATATTCAATGAAAAGACGAGACAAAAGGTCTGTCCTCACAAGGTTAGCGGTGAAAGGTGGCTTGAGGTCATGGAGAAAGCACATGAATTGGGCGTAAGGAGCAATGCCACTATGCTCTATGGTCACATCGAAACACCAGAAGATATTGTGGACCATATTCTGAGGATAAGAGAACTTCAGAAAAAGACCCGGGGATTCCAGGCATTCATACCTTTAAGATTCCACCCTGATAATACCGACCTTCAAAAGAGAGGTATTGTTAAGTTCAGTCCCACAGGGTTTGACGACTTGAAGACAATCGCAGTCTCGCGGCTTTTGTTGAACGGTTATGTCAATAACATCAAAACCTATTGGGTGATGGCTGGGGAGAAGATAGCTCAAATCGCGCTGCATTACGGTGCGAATGATATCGACGGTACCGTAATGGAAGAGCGCATAACACATGCTGCAGGGAGCGTATCGCCGGAGTATATGCCTAAAGAGAGGCTTATACATTTGATCAAGAATGCAGGCAGGATACCGGTGGAAAGGACTACAAATTATAAAGTGATAAAGGAATATAATTGA